The following coding sequences are from one Streptomyces sp. NBC_01485 window:
- a CDS encoding mannose-1-phosphate guanyltransferase, which produces MKAVVMAGGEGTRLRPMTSSMPKPLLPVVNRPIMEHVLRLLKRHGLNETVVTVQFLASLVKNYFGDGEELGMELSYANEEKPLGTAGSVKNAEEALKDDTFLVISGDALTDFDLTDLINFHKEKGALVTVCLTRVPNPLEFGITIVDEEGKVERFLEKPTWGQVFSDTVNTGIYVMEPEVFDYVEADVSVDWSGDVFPQLMKEGKPIYGFIAEGYWEDVGTHESYVKAQADVLEGKVDVEIDGFEISPGVWVAEGAEVHPDAVLRGPLYIGDYAKVEAGAEIREHTVVGSNVVVKSGAFLHKAVVHDNVYVGQHSNLRGCVVGKNTDIMRAARIEDGAVIGDECLIGEESIVQGNVRVYPFKTIEAGAFVNTSVIWESRGQAHLFGARGVSGILNVEITPELAVRLAGAYATTLKKGATVTTARDHSRGARALKRAVISALQASAIDVRDLENVPLPVARQQTARGSAGGIMIRTSPGVPDSVDIMFFDGQGADLSQGSQRKLDRVFARQEYRRAFPGEIGDLHFPASVFDSYTGSLLRNVDTTGISESGLKVVVDASNGSAGLVLPSLLGKLGVDSLTINPGLNEARPTETGDQRRSGLVRLGEIVASSRAAFGVRFDPVGERLSLVDEKGRIIEDDRALLVLLDLVAAERRSGRVALPVTTTRIAEQVAAYHGTQVEWTTTSPDDLTRVGRDETTIFGGDGKGGFIVPEFSSVFDGTAAFVRLIGLVARTQLTLSQIDARIPRAHVLKRDLATPWAVKGLVMRRVVEAAGDRFVDTTDGVRVVETDGRWVMVLPDPAEAVTHLWAEGPDDASAQALLDEWSSVVDSAGR; this is translated from the coding sequence ATGAAGGCCGTCGTGATGGCCGGAGGCGAAGGCACACGCCTTCGCCCCATGACCTCAAGCATGCCCAAGCCGCTCCTGCCGGTAGTCAACCGGCCGATCATGGAGCACGTGCTGAGGCTGCTCAAAAGGCATGGGCTCAACGAGACCGTCGTAACTGTCCAGTTCCTGGCGTCGTTGGTCAAGAACTACTTTGGCGACGGCGAAGAGCTCGGAATGGAGCTCAGCTATGCCAATGAGGAGAAGCCACTCGGTACCGCCGGAAGCGTGAAGAACGCTGAGGAGGCGTTGAAGGATGACACCTTCCTCGTCATCTCCGGTGATGCCCTCACTGACTTCGACCTCACCGACCTCATCAACTTCCACAAGGAAAAAGGCGCGCTGGTCACCGTCTGTTTGACGCGTGTGCCCAATCCGCTGGAATTCGGCATCACCATCGTCGACGAAGAGGGCAAGGTCGAGCGTTTCCTGGAGAAACCAACCTGGGGCCAGGTGTTCTCCGACACCGTGAACACGGGCATCTACGTCATGGAGCCCGAGGTCTTCGACTATGTCGAGGCCGATGTGTCCGTCGACTGGTCGGGCGACGTCTTCCCGCAGTTGATGAAGGAAGGCAAGCCGATCTACGGGTTCATCGCCGAGGGCTACTGGGAGGACGTCGGCACGCACGAGAGCTACGTGAAGGCCCAGGCCGATGTGCTGGAGGGCAAAGTCGACGTCGAGATCGACGGCTTCGAGATCTCCCCGGGTGTGTGGGTGGCCGAAGGTGCCGAAGTGCATCCCGATGCCGTACTGCGCGGGCCCCTGTACATCGGGGACTACGCGAAGGTGGAGGCCGGCGCCGAAATCCGCGAGCACACGGTCGTCGGATCCAATGTCGTCGTGAAAAGCGGGGCCTTTCTGCATAAAGCCGTCGTGCACGACAACGTGTACGTCGGGCAGCACAGCAATCTGCGGGGCTGTGTCGTCGGAAAGAACACCGACATCATGCGGGCGGCCCGGATCGAGGACGGCGCCGTCATCGGCGACGAATGCCTGATCGGTGAGGAATCGATCGTGCAGGGCAATGTGCGGGTCTATCCCTTCAAGACCATCGAAGCCGGCGCGTTCGTCAATACGTCGGTGATCTGGGAGTCGAGGGGACAGGCGCACCTCTTCGGCGCCCGCGGGGTGTCCGGAATCCTGAACGTCGAGATCACGCCCGAGCTGGCCGTGCGTCTCGCCGGGGCCTACGCCACGACGCTCAAGAAGGGGGCCACCGTCACCACGGCCCGGGACCACTCCCGTGGTGCCCGTGCGCTGAAGCGGGCCGTCATCTCCGCGCTCCAGGCCAGTGCCATCGACGTACGCGACCTGGAGAACGTACCGCTGCCCGTGGCGAGGCAGCAGACCGCGCGGGGGAGTGCCGGCGGGATCATGATCCGGACCTCGCCCGGGGTGCCGGACTCCGTGGACATCATGTTCTTCGACGGGCAGGGCGCGGACCTGTCGCAGGGCAGTCAGCGCAAGCTGGACCGGGTGTTCGCGCGGCAGGAGTACCGGCGGGCGTTCCCGGGAGAGATCGGGGACCTGCACTTCCCGGCCAGTGTCTTCGACTCGTACACCGGGTCGCTGCTGCGGAACGTGGACACGACGGGGATCTCCGAGTCCGGACTCAAGGTCGTAGTGGACGCCTCGAACGGCAGTGCCGGGCTGGTGTTGCCGAGTCTCCTCGGGAAGCTCGGGGTGGACTCGCTGACCATCAACCCCGGCCTGAACGAGGCCAGGCCCACGGAGACGGGCGACCAGCGGCGCTCCGGGCTCGTGCGGCTCGGGGAGATCGTGGCCTCGTCGCGGGCCGCGTTCGGCGTGCGGTTCGACCCGGTGGGTGAACGGCTCTCCCTCGTTGACGAGAAGGGCCGGATCATCGAGGACGACCGGGCGCTCCTCGTGCTGCTCGACCTGGTGGCCGCCGAGCGGCGCAGCGGGCGGGTGGCGCTGCCTGTGACCACGACGAGGATCGCCGAGCAGGTGGCGGCATATCACGGGACGCAGGTCGAGTGGACGACGACCTCGCCCGACGACCTCACGCGGGTCGGGCGGGACGAGACGACCATCTTCGGCGGCGACGGCAAGGGCGGGTTCATCGTCCCGGAGTTCAGCAGTGTCTTCGACGGTACGGCGGCCTTCGTGCGGCTGATCGGGCTGGTGGCGCGGACGCAGCTCACCCTCAGCCAGATCGACGCGCGGATTCCGAGGGCGCACGTCCTGAAGCGGGATCTGGCGACCCCGTGGGCCGTCAAGGGACTCGTGATGCGGCGGGTCGTCGAGGCGGCCGGAGACCGCTTCGTGGACACCACCGACGGTGTTCGGGTGGTGGAGACGGATGGGCGTTGGGTGATGGTGTTGCCCGACCCGGCCGAGGCCGTCACCCATCTGTGGGCGGAGGGGCCGGACGACGCGTCCGCACAGGCTCTGCTCGACGAGTGGTCGTCGGTCGTGGACAGCGCCGGACGCTGA
- a CDS encoding CDP-alcohol phosphatidyltransferase family protein: MEVQETRVQTNRVLTIPNILSMARLVGVPLFLWLILRPEFGGPQSDGWALLVLAFSGVSDYLDGMLARRWNQISSLGRLLDPAADRLYILSTLVGLTWREILPVWLTAVLLARELVLLVMVGILRRHGYPPPQVNFLGKAATFNLMYAFPLLLLSDGSGWLASLGAIFGWAFAGWGTTLYWWAGVLYVVQVRRLVRADAMAD, encoded by the coding sequence GTGGAGGTCCAAGAGACCCGTGTCCAGACAAACCGGGTCCTCACCATCCCGAACATCCTCAGCATGGCGCGTCTCGTCGGCGTGCCCCTGTTCCTGTGGCTGATTCTCCGGCCCGAGTTCGGAGGCCCGCAAAGCGACGGCTGGGCTCTCCTCGTGCTGGCTTTCAGCGGGGTCAGTGACTATCTGGATGGCATGCTCGCGCGGCGCTGGAACCAGATCAGCAGCCTCGGCCGGCTCCTCGACCCGGCTGCGGACCGGCTCTACATTCTCTCGACTTTGGTCGGTCTCACCTGGCGGGAGATTCTGCCCGTCTGGTTGACCGCTGTACTTCTTGCGCGTGAGCTGGTTCTGCTGGTGATGGTGGGCATCCTCAGGCGGCACGGCTATCCACCGCCGCAGGTGAACTTCCTGGGGAAGGCGGCCACCTTCAACCTGATGTACGCCTTCCCACTGCTTCTGCTCAGTGACGGAAGTGGGTGGCTGGCGTCACTCGGTGCGATTTTCGGATGGGCGTTCGCCGGATGGGGTACAACGCTCTACTGGTGGGCAGGAGTCCTCTACGTGGTACAGGTCCGCCGTCTCGTTCGTGCGGACGCCATGGCCGACTGA
- a CDS encoding PTS sugar transporter subunit IIA, which translates to MTTVTSPVVGHAVGLAAVPDPVFSGAMVGPGTAIDPVREPAEAVAPVDGVIVSLHPHAFVVVDAEGHGVLTHLGIDTVQLNGEGFEVLVNKGDTVTRGQSIVRWNPAAVVKAGKSPVCPIVALEAAADSLGELREDGDVKAGDVLFSWQ; encoded by the coding sequence ATGACCACCGTGACGTCCCCTGTTGTAGGACACGCTGTCGGACTGGCTGCCGTGCCGGATCCGGTCTTCTCCGGAGCCATGGTCGGCCCGGGCACGGCGATCGACCCGGTGCGTGAGCCTGCCGAGGCCGTCGCACCCGTGGACGGAGTCATCGTCTCCCTCCACCCGCACGCCTTCGTCGTGGTCGACGCCGAGGGACACGGGGTACTCACCCATCTCGGGATCGACACCGTGCAGCTCAATGGCGAGGGCTTCGAGGTCCTCGTGAACAAGGGCGACACGGTTACGCGCGGACAGAGCATCGTCCGGTGGAACCCGGCCGCCGTGGTGAAGGCCGGCAAGTCCCCGGTCTGTCCGATCGTCGCCCTTGAGGCCGCAGCCGATTCACTCGGCGAACTCCGTGAGGACGGCGATGTGAAGGCCGGCGACGTTCTCTTTTCCTGGCAGTAG
- the ptsP gene encoding phosphoenolpyruvate--protein phosphotransferase, whose protein sequence is METTLRGVGVSHGVAIGEVRHMGTAVLEPPAKQIPAQEAEREQGRARKAAEAVAADLKARGNLAGGEAQAVLEAQAMMAQDPELMADVDRRIAVGSTAERAVYDAFAAYRELLAGAGEYLAGRVADLDDVRNRMVARLLGVPMPGVPDSDEPYVLVARDLAPADTALLDPTLVLGFVTEEGGPTSHSAILARALGVPAVVALPGAGELAEGTVIAVDGSTGDVFVNPSDEKKARLDAAAAERKAALSASTGPGATADGHKVPLLANVGGPADVPAAVEAGAEGVGLFRTEFLFLDDSKNAPSEEKQVEAYRQVLEAFPEGRVVVRVLDAGADKPLDFLTPADEPNPALGVRGLRTLLDHPDILRTQLTALAKAAQGLPVYLEVMAPMVADRIDAKAFADACREAGLRAKFGAMVEIPSAALRARSILQEVEFLSLGTNDLAQYTFAADRQVGAVSRLQDPWQPALLDLVALSAEAASAEGKSCGVCGEAAADPLLACVLTGLGVTSLSMGSASIPYVRAALAKYTLAQCERAAAAARAADSAEEARNAAQAVLSGE, encoded by the coding sequence ATGGAGACAACGCTGCGAGGCGTCGGCGTGAGTCACGGTGTGGCGATCGGCGAGGTTCGACACATGGGAACGGCGGTGCTCGAACCGCCTGCCAAGCAGATCCCCGCGCAGGAGGCGGAGCGCGAACAGGGGCGCGCCCGCAAAGCCGCGGAGGCCGTGGCAGCCGACCTGAAGGCACGCGGCAATCTGGCGGGGGGCGAAGCCCAGGCGGTGCTCGAGGCTCAGGCCATGATGGCTCAGGACCCCGAGTTGATGGCCGACGTGGACCGGCGTATCGCCGTCGGCAGCACGGCCGAGCGGGCCGTCTACGACGCTTTCGCCGCCTACCGCGAATTGCTGGCAGGAGCCGGCGAGTACCTCGCTGGTCGCGTGGCCGACCTCGATGACGTGCGGAATCGTATGGTCGCCCGTCTGCTGGGTGTCCCGATGCCCGGTGTCCCGGACAGTGACGAGCCGTACGTGCTCGTTGCCCGGGACCTGGCGCCTGCCGACACCGCGCTGCTGGACCCGACGCTGGTGCTCGGTTTCGTGACCGAGGAGGGCGGGCCGACGAGTCACAGTGCGATCCTCGCCCGCGCCCTCGGCGTGCCGGCCGTCGTGGCTCTGCCGGGTGCCGGTGAGCTCGCCGAGGGAACGGTGATCGCCGTCGACGGCAGCACCGGCGACGTCTTCGTGAACCCGAGCGACGAGAAGAAAGCCCGGCTCGACGCAGCGGCCGCCGAGCGCAAGGCGGCGCTGAGCGCCTCGACCGGGCCGGGTGCCACCGCCGACGGTCACAAGGTGCCGCTGCTGGCTAACGTCGGCGGCCCGGCCGACGTGCCGGCTGCCGTCGAGGCCGGTGCGGAAGGCGTCGGGCTCTTCCGTACCGAGTTCCTGTTCCTGGACGACAGTAAGAACGCGCCGTCCGAGGAGAAGCAGGTCGAGGCCTACCGGCAGGTGCTCGAGGCGTTCCCCGAGGGGCGGGTCGTCGTGCGTGTGCTGGATGCCGGCGCGGACAAACCTCTGGATTTCCTGACCCCGGCCGACGAGCCCAACCCGGCGCTGGGTGTACGCGGGTTGCGGACGCTGCTGGACCACCCCGACATCCTGCGGACCCAGCTGACGGCGCTGGCGAAGGCCGCCCAGGGGCTGCCGGTCTACCTCGAGGTGATGGCGCCGATGGTGGCGGACCGCATCGACGCGAAGGCCTTCGCGGACGCGTGCCGTGAGGCAGGGCTGAGGGCGAAGTTCGGCGCGATGGTGGAGATCCCGTCCGCCGCTCTGCGGGCTCGTTCGATCCTGCAGGAGGTGGAGTTCCTGTCGCTCGGTACGAACGACCTCGCGCAATACACCTTCGCCGCCGACCGGCAGGTGGGTGCGGTGTCCCGGCTGCAGGATCCGTGGCAGCCCGCTCTGCTCGACCTCGTCGCCCTGTCGGCCGAGGCGGCCTCGGCCGAGGGCAAGAGCTGCGGTGTGTGTGGCGAGGCCGCGGCCGATCCGCTGCTCGCGTGTGTGCTGACGGGTCTGGGGGTCACCTCACTTTCCATGGGTTCGGCGTCGATTCCCTACGTGCGGGCCGCGCTGGCGAAGTACACGCTGGCGCAGTGCGAGCGGGCCGCGGCCGCGGCCCGTGCGGCGGACAGTGCCGAGGAGGCGCGCAACGCGGCGCAGGCCGTGTTGTCCGGCGAGTAG
- a CDS encoding acetoacetate--CoA ligase, which produces MPTMNPEPLWRPDPQRIAQAQVTKFQAWAAEQYAAPSEGGYPALHRWSVDELETFWTAVTEWFDVRFSTPYARVLGDRSMPGAQWFPGATLNYAEHALRAAATRPAQPALLYVDETHEPTPVTWSELRRQVGSLAAELRAIGVRPGDRISAYLPNIPQAVVALLATAAVGGVWTSCAPDFGARSVLDRFQQVEPVVLFTVDGYRYGGKEHDRRDVVAELRAELPTLRAVVHIPLLGTEPPQGALDWSVLTTADEEPVFEQVPFDHPLWVLYSSGTTGLPKAIVQSQGGILVEHLKQLGLHCDLGPKDRFFWYTSTGWMMWNFLVSGLLTGTTIVLYDGSPGFPDTGAQWRIAERTGATLYGTSAAYVMACRKAGVHPARDFDLSKVQCVATTGSPLPPDGFRWLHDEVRDDLWIASVSGGTDVCSCFAGAVPTLPVYTGELQAPGLGTDLQSWDPNGHPVIDEVGELVVTNPMPSMPVRFWNDPDGSRYHDSYFDTYPGIWRHGDWITVTSRGSVVIHGRSDSTLNRQGVRMGSADIYEVVERLPEIKESLVIGIEQPDGGYWMPLFVHLAPGAALDDALLGRIKQAIREQLSPRHVPDEVIEVPGVPHTLTGKRIEVPVKRLLQGTPLKKAVNPGSIDNLDLLHFYEDLARKRG; this is translated from the coding sequence ATGCCGACCATGAACCCCGAGCCGCTCTGGCGGCCAGATCCGCAGCGCATCGCCCAGGCCCAGGTCACGAAGTTCCAGGCCTGGGCGGCCGAGCAGTACGCAGCCCCGTCCGAAGGCGGCTATCCGGCACTGCACCGCTGGTCCGTCGACGAGCTGGAGACGTTCTGGACAGCCGTCACGGAGTGGTTCGACGTACGGTTTTCGACACCCTACGCGCGCGTGCTGGGCGACCGGTCCATGCCCGGCGCCCAGTGGTTCCCCGGAGCGACGCTCAACTACGCCGAGCACGCTCTGCGCGCGGCTGCCACCCGCCCGGCGCAGCCGGCCCTGTTGTACGTCGACGAGACCCACGAACCGACCCCGGTGACCTGGTCCGAGCTGCGCCGCCAGGTCGGCTCACTCGCCGCCGAGCTGCGCGCCATCGGCGTCCGCCCCGGCGACCGGATCAGCGCCTACCTCCCGAACATCCCGCAGGCCGTCGTGGCCCTCCTCGCCACGGCCGCCGTGGGCGGCGTCTGGACCTCCTGCGCGCCCGACTTCGGAGCCCGCAGCGTCCTCGACCGCTTCCAGCAGGTCGAACCCGTCGTCCTGTTCACCGTCGACGGCTACCGCTACGGAGGCAAGGAGCACGACCGCCGCGACGTCGTCGCCGAACTCCGCGCGGAACTGCCCACCCTGCGCGCCGTGGTCCACATCCCCCTCCTGGGCACGGAGCCGCCCCAGGGAGCCTTGGACTGGTCCGTTCTGACGACCGCGGACGAGGAACCCGTCTTCGAACAGGTGCCCTTCGACCACCCGCTCTGGGTGCTCTATTCCTCCGGCACGACCGGCCTGCCCAAGGCCATCGTCCAGTCCCAGGGCGGCATCCTGGTCGAACACCTCAAACAGCTCGGCCTGCACTGCGACCTGGGCCCCAAGGATCGTTTCTTCTGGTACACCTCGACCGGCTGGATGATGTGGAACTTCCTCGTCTCCGGCCTTCTGACCGGCACGACGATCGTCCTCTACGACGGCAGCCCCGGTTTCCCCGACACAGGCGCACAGTGGCGCATCGCCGAACGCACGGGCGCCACCCTCTACGGCACCTCGGCCGCGTACGTCATGGCCTGCCGCAAGGCGGGGGTACACCCCGCCCGCGACTTCGACCTCTCCAAGGTCCAGTGCGTCGCCACCACGGGCTCCCCGCTCCCGCCCGACGGCTTCCGCTGGCTGCACGACGAGGTCCGCGACGACCTGTGGATCGCCTCCGTCAGCGGCGGCACGGACGTGTGCTCCTGCTTCGCAGGGGCAGTCCCGACGCTCCCGGTGTACACCGGCGAACTCCAGGCCCCCGGCCTCGGCACCGACCTGCAGTCCTGGGACCCGAACGGTCACCCCGTCATCGACGAGGTCGGCGAGCTCGTCGTCACCAACCCCATGCCGTCGATGCCGGTCCGCTTCTGGAACGACCCCGACGGCAGCCGTTACCACGACAGTTACTTCGACACCTACCCGGGCATATGGCGCCACGGCGACTGGATCACCGTCACCTCGCGCGGCTCCGTCGTCATCCACGGCCGCTCCGACTCCACGCTCAACCGCCAGGGCGTACGCATGGGCTCGGCCGACATCTACGAGGTCGTCGAACGGCTCCCCGAGATCAAGGAGTCCCTGGTCATCGGCATCGAGCAGCCCGACGGCGGCTACTGGATGCCCCTCTTCGTACACCTCGCCCCCGGGGCAGCCCTCGACGACGCACTCCTGGGCCGCATCAAACAGGCCATCCGCGAACAACTCTCGCCACGCCACGTCCCCGACGAGGTCATCGAGGTACCCGGAGTGCCGCACACCCTCACCGGCAAACGCATCGAGGTCCCGGTTAAACGCCTCCTCCAAGGCACCCCGCTGAAAAAGGCCGTCAACCCCGGTTCTATCGACAACCTCGACCTCCTGCACTTCTACGAGGACCTCGCCCGCAAACGAGGCTGA
- a CDS encoding glycoside hydrolase family 31 protein, producing the protein MDGRDLVRSMKAVGSAGAAQGLRTVRAAWRRRRADATGLPVRGPERARVPGLVQEAEPGPGGGTLRFSRSELTIRVAVNGAVFWGWDGAGPEPSYALAGRGPEPDPRAVLEPDKDGGWRVVAERVTVVVSRHGAVEVCTPGGVMLRRDLPPRWWEPQGGGPARWMQRSEVAADARFFGLGGRASGPRLRDGAYRLWNTDPGHAFDRGDDPLYLTMPVQLVVADAGTHLVFHDSSWDGEVTLREGEEGAGSGHDRAGTCEVRMDGGPLRCWVMVGTPARVLLAWASLTGAPTLPPAWALGHHHARWGFGSEEEVRRIVAGYQEHGLPLDAVHLDIDHYDEHQVFTIDQDRFPKLPVLAEELRRDGIRLVSIVDPAVKAAPGNAVYDGGVAEDAFVRDASGRLVEGVGWPGEVVFPDFTHARVRQWWGGLYAERIAQGFAGFWHDMNEPTSFAAFGESTLPRSARHSLEGHGGDHREAHNVYALCMAQAAYEGMRELVADERPFVFSRSGWAGLQRYGGTWSGDVATGWPGLRASLSLVMGLGLCGVPYSGPDVGGFDGSPSPELYLRWFQLGAYLPLFRTHASLRAGRREPWEFGPEVLEHARVALVERRRLLPYFVTLAHLARRTGAPYVRPVWWGAPGNRVLRDCEDAFLLGDCLLVAPVLDPGADRRAVQLPRGRWYDTATGRAYEGPGQVLVDAPLSRIPVLARAGAVLPVRGDDGGLELEVWAPVRGRTGGGLVVRDAGDGWAEPEVERYVARWEGPRVVVEREGEDGVRVPSYPVRVRGLGER; encoded by the coding sequence ATGGACGGTCGTGACCTGGTGCGTTCGATGAAGGCGGTCGGTTCCGCAGGAGCCGCCCAGGGGTTGCGTACCGTGAGGGCCGCGTGGCGCAGGAGGCGCGCCGATGCCACTGGGCTGCCGGTGCGGGGCCCCGAACGCGCGCGGGTGCCTGGTCTCGTGCAGGAGGCGGAGCCGGGGCCCGGTGGTGGGACGCTCCGGTTCAGCCGTTCGGAGCTGACGATCCGGGTCGCGGTGAACGGGGCCGTGTTCTGGGGTTGGGACGGTGCCGGACCCGAGCCGTCGTACGCGCTGGCCGGCCGCGGTCCGGAGCCGGATCCCCGGGCGGTGCTGGAGCCGGACAAGGACGGCGGGTGGCGGGTCGTCGCCGAGCGGGTGACGGTCGTCGTCTCACGACACGGCGCCGTCGAGGTGTGCACGCCGGGGGGCGTGATGTTGCGCCGCGATCTGCCGCCCCGGTGGTGGGAGCCGCAGGGCGGTGGCCCGGCGCGCTGGATGCAGCGCTCGGAGGTGGCGGCGGACGCGCGCTTCTTCGGTCTCGGCGGACGGGCGTCCGGGCCGCGTCTGCGCGACGGGGCGTACCGGCTGTGGAACACGGATCCCGGACACGCGTTCGATCGCGGGGACGATCCGCTCTACCTCACGATGCCGGTTCAGCTGGTGGTGGCGGACGCGGGCACGCACCTGGTGTTCCACGACTCCTCCTGGGACGGCGAGGTCACGCTGCGGGAGGGTGAGGAGGGGGCCGGTTCCGGGCACGACCGGGCAGGAACATGCGAGGTGCGGATGGACGGAGGTCCGTTGCGCTGCTGGGTGATGGTGGGCACCCCCGCGCGCGTGCTGCTGGCCTGGGCCTCGCTCACCGGGGCGCCGACGCTGCCGCCCGCATGGGCGCTCGGTCACCATCACGCGCGCTGGGGCTTCGGCAGCGAGGAGGAGGTGCGCCGGATCGTGGCGGGCTATCAGGAGCACGGTCTGCCGCTCGACGCGGTCCACCTCGACATCGACCACTACGACGAACACCAGGTGTTCACCATCGATCAGGATCGCTTCCCGAAACTGCCGGTGCTCGCCGAGGAGTTGCGGCGGGACGGGATACGCCTGGTGTCGATCGTCGACCCGGCGGTCAAGGCCGCGCCGGGCAACGCCGTGTACGACGGCGGGGTCGCCGAGGACGCGTTCGTGCGGGACGCGTCGGGACGGCTCGTCGAGGGCGTGGGGTGGCCAGGGGAGGTGGTTTTCCCGGACTTCACGCACGCGCGTGTGCGGCAGTGGTGGGGAGGTCTCTATGCCGAGCGGATCGCCCAGGGGTTCGCCGGCTTCTGGCACGACATGAACGAGCCGACGTCGTTCGCCGCCTTCGGGGAGTCGACGTTGCCACGGTCGGCCCGGCACTCCCTGGAAGGGCACGGTGGTGATCATCGCGAGGCGCACAACGTGTACGCGCTGTGCATGGCCCAGGCGGCCTACGAGGGCATGCGGGAGCTGGTTGCTGACGAGCGGCCGTTCGTCTTCTCACGGTCCGGTTGGGCGGGCCTGCAGCGCTACGGCGGCACCTGGTCCGGGGACGTCGCCACGGGCTGGCCGGGACTGCGGGCCTCCCTGTCGCTGGTGATGGGGCTCGGGCTGTGCGGGGTGCCGTATTCGGGGCCGGACGTGGGCGGCTTCGACGGCAGTCCGTCGCCCGAGCTGTATCTGCGCTGGTTCCAGTTGGGCGCGTATCTGCCGCTGTTCCGTACGCACGCGAGTCTGCGGGCGGGCCGCCGGGAGCCGTGGGAGTTCGGTCCCGAGGTGCTGGAGCACGCGCGCGTGGCGCTCGTCGAGCGGCGCCGGCTGTTGCCGTACTTCGTGACGCTGGCGCATCTGGCCCGGCGTACCGGGGCCCCCTATGTGCGCCCTGTGTGGTGGGGAGCGCCCGGTAACCGGGTGTTGCGGGACTGTGAGGACGCCTTCCTGCTGGGTGACTGCCTCCTGGTGGCACCGGTGCTCGACCCGGGCGCCGACCGGCGTGCGGTGCAGCTGCCGCGGGGACGCTGGTACGACACGGCGACGGGGCGGGCGTACGAGGGGCCGGGGCAGGTGCTTGTGGACGCCCCTCTGTCGCGTATTCCGGTGCTCGCGCGCGCGGGTGCCGTCCTGCCGGTGCGGGGAGACGACGGCGGGCTGGAGCTGGAGGTGTGGGCGCCGGTCCGGGGGCGGACGGGTGGCGGTCTGGTGGTGCGGGACGCGGGCGACGGCTGGGCGGAGCCTGAGGTCGAGCGGTATGTCGCCCGCTGGGAGGGCCCGCGGGTCGTCGTCGAGCGGGAGGGCGAGGACGGCGTGCGCGTGCCGTCCTACCCGGTGCGGGTACGCGGTCTCGGCGAGCGGTGA
- a CDS encoding NUDIX domain-containing protein: protein MSETLHSTSNSARDSHCSSCGAPYGEGVTGWPRTCQACATVAYRNPLPVAVALQPVYDTKGTALVVITRTIAPARGGVALPGGYIDDREDWRQAVVRELKEETGIEAAARDVRLADAMSSSDGHLLLFGLLPDRPADRLPSSAVTDETEGWHLLRRPEELAFPLHTHAVRAFFEGRYI, encoded by the coding sequence GTGTCCGAAACTCTGCACTCCACTTCGAACTCCGCGCGCGACTCCCACTGTTCGAGCTGCGGAGCGCCCTACGGGGAGGGCGTCACCGGCTGGCCCCGCACCTGTCAGGCCTGCGCCACCGTGGCCTACCGCAACCCGCTGCCGGTGGCCGTCGCGCTCCAGCCCGTGTACGACACGAAGGGCACCGCCCTGGTCGTCATCACCCGAACCATCGCCCCCGCGCGCGGGGGCGTCGCACTGCCCGGCGGCTACATCGACGACCGTGAGGACTGGCGCCAGGCCGTCGTCCGCGAGCTCAAGGAGGAGACCGGCATCGAGGCCGCGGCCCGTGACGTGCGGCTCGCCGACGCCATGAGCTCCTCCGACGGTCACCTGCTACTGTTCGGGCTCCTTCCGGATCGCCCCGCGGACCGCCTCCCGTCGTCCGCCGTCACGGACGAGACCGAGGGCTGGCACCTCCTGCGCAGGCCCGAGGAGCTCGCCTTCCCCCTGCACACACACGCGGTGCGGGCGTTCTTCGAGGGCCGCTACATCTGA